The Nostoc sp. 'Peltigera membranacea cyanobiont' N6 genome contains the following window.
GACTTGCTAGAAGCGATAGCGACTCAACTCTTAGAAACAGAAGTCATTGAAGGCGAAAAACTACACAGTTTGCTGAGTCAGGTTAAACCCGTAGCTAATTCGTAATTTGTAATTTCTACAAAGAGGGACGCAGAGTATAGCTTTGCGTCCCTTTGCATTAAGAGGTTGTTTGAAAAGTCTTTGGCTGTGATTTTAGGCACTTGTTGATCCCCCCTAACCCCCATTAAAAAAAGGGAAGAATCAAAGTCCCCTAATTTATCGGGGGATTTAGGGGGATCTAAAACTTTTGATACCAATAAGTGGACTTTTCAAACATCCTCTAATACCCGTTCTGGATGAAAGTGCGCCGAACTATAGCGGTTCTTAGTTGAGTGAGGTACAAGAACCCCACCCCCAACCCCCTCCCCGCAAGCTATGAGGGGACTATGATGTACCTCATGTGATTAGGAAACGCTATATATGAAGAACGAACCGCAAAGGACGCAAAGGGCACAAAGAAAGAAATAAGAAGCAAAGGAAATTTGGCGCAGCTTCACAAAGAAATGGTATAAGCGCCAACCACGATTAAATAACCATAAAATTGTTGTTGGTTAGTGATAATCTAACAGCCAGATAGATATTATGCAGCTTAAATGCCGATTAGCTTACTATTCTATAGGACTAATATTTGATTTTTGAAATACACGTAGGGTGTGTTATGCCGTAGGCTTAACGCACCACCCTTTATGTTTTGGTGCGTTACGGAAGCCGTAACACACCCTACACATGCTTAGATTTTTTCAGAAATCAAATACTAGTCCTATATATCTCTATTTTTTGACCATCGAGACGGTTTTAGCTGGTTTACATACTCTATATATTGAGCTAATGGCCGATCGATACTAAGGAGCAACTTTGGATTAAAGCGAATATTGTCGTAAATCTTGCCATCTTCATCTCGGAGCATATAGTAAGCCAAGCGAGTACAGAATAGCAAAAACTGATTTAGCAGATATCCCACAATACCTTTACGTTTTTCAGTTACATAAATCGGTTGAATTCTGGTTCTTCCAGGGGCAATTGGAGTATAAGCATATATCATATATAGTGGGGGAAAAAGCCGGACATCTTTCATTATTGTTAATAAACCAATGCAACCATGAGCATAACGCATTGAATATTGATATGTAGAACCAAGAAATTTTTGACCTAATTGTTCTCTAAAGGTAGTTCGAGGAAATTTTCCCCGCATTGTAAAGTCAATTTGCGTGCCTAAGTCGCTACGATGTAGTGACAGATCCATTTTGATATCTAAATGATGAATTGTTTTTAAATGTTGAGCATCAATTCCATTCATCATACAAATATGATGATGGCAACTTCTTTCAAAAGCAATATCAGCTTGGGTAACAATTTCTTTAGTATTTAGCTCATCAAAATCAGCCACTTTCTCTGGTGCTTTAGTATCTGGATAAATCCAGATAAATCCATATTTTTCCTCTGTTGCATAAGCTTGTAATTTAGCTTGAGTAGGAATTTCTGATTGACAGGGTATATTTTGACAAATACCTGTTTCATCAAATGCCCAATGATGAAATTTACAACGAATCCAATTACCATCAACCTTTCCAATCCCTAAATCTGTACCCAAATGAGGGCAGTAAGCATCCAAAGCCCGCACTTGCCCATTTTCACCTCTAAAAATGGCAATTTTATGGCCACACAAGTCTACAGATTTTGCTGTTCTTTTTGGTATTTCATGACTAGAACAGGCAATATACCAACCCTTAGCAATTACATTCCAATTATTGAAGATTTGCATAATGGTTTGATAGATAATTATTTAATAGAATTAATTCTTGCGATCGATTTAAATTATCCTCTGCATCTGGAGTTTTTTTATTCTTGAGTAACTTGCTCTAAAAGTATAATTACTCTCTCTAATTCATTACTCAGAAAACTTGACTGATTTCCTTGATACACGGCTAATAAACTACGATAGTACCAGAGTGTTCCTTCCTTACCACCTTTGAATTTATTCCAAACAGCTTCTTTGTCTCGATACCAATCAGCTAAAATTGAACGGGCATTGTGCAATTTATCGGCTTGCGAAACTCGCCTGACTTCAGGGGAAGCATAGTGCATTCGCTCTATATATTCTTGTTTGCGTTCTTTCCAAGGGGGTTTGGGGATAACTTCTGATTCAGTACACCCATCAACAATATTGACTACTTTTTCTCCAAATTTTTGACGAATTTCTTCACGAGTTTTTGCACCGCCTTGGTCTTCTATAGCATCATGAAGTAAAGCCGCGATCGCTTCATCTTCTGAGCCACCATCTTCTAAAACTAGTGCTGCTACACTTAACAGGTGACTAATATAAGGAATGTTACTGCATTTTCTCACTTGGTTAGCATGAAGACGAGTTGCATAGACTAAGGCTGACTCAAAGCGGGTAGTTAAATTGAGTTTTTCTAAGGTGTTTGAACTCATCTATCTATTTTCTCACGGTTATTTAGGCTAATCAAACTGGGATGTCTAGTCGCTAACATCACGACATTCATCCTTAACATCGCGATATCGATAAGTTATATCCCAATTTTCATCACAAACATCACGATTTTACTTATTGATATCCCGATATTCATCCTTAACATCGCGATCCTTATAAGCTATATCGCAACATCGATCGCTAATTTCACGATTTTACTTATTGATATTGCAATATTCATCCTTAACATCGCGACATTCATCGCTAATACCAATTCTGTATGAAGATGCGCTAAACCATGATTATAAGGGACTTCCAATTAAAAAAATATCCAATTTTGTAGGGTGCGTTAGCGACAGCGTAACGCACCGCCAGATATCTGGGTGCGTTACGGCTTTCGCCTAACACACCCTACTGTATATTTTATTTTTTGGAAGTCCCTAAGAAAGAAAAACGAACCGCAAAGAACACAAAGAAAGAAGTTAAAAGGGTTTGGCGCAGCCTCATAAAGAAATGGTATAACATTGAAGCGATCGCCAGCAACAAAACTAAGTATAACATCCTAAATCAGGAAAACTACTTAATTTAGTGAGCTAATCTTGTTTAAAAAAGTACATTTATTCGCTAATTTTACTGCACCAGAAAACAGCTTGAGGAAGTCAAAATAGGTTTTAATCTCTCCTTAAGGAATATATTTATGCCTCGTCAAAAACGTACATCCCGTGTTATCAAAAAAGCTGAATTCAGATTCGCCGGATTCAAAGCAATCGATCCAAATATGAATTTTGATGATTATTGTAATTTGGAAAGCCTGGCTCAATCAATTGAGCAGTTACACACTACGATTGATGCTTATAATGCTGCTCTAGCTATAGTTGACTCTTCTAAAACTAAAATTGATGAAATGGAAAAAAACTTGAGTAAGCTTTCAGACAAAATGCTGAAGGGAGTTGCTTTTAAGTATGGCACAGACAGCAGCGAATATGAAATAGCAGGTGGTGTTCGTGATAGCGATCGCATCCGCAAAAGCAGGTTGACTCGATTGAAAACTAGTGCGGGGCTAGCATCAGATCGAAATGCTATAGCGGTTCTCAGTTGAGTGAGGTACAAGAACCCCACCCCCAACCCCCTCCCCGCAAGCGATGAGGGGACTATGATG
Protein-coding sequences here:
- a CDS encoding aromatic ring-hydroxylating oxygenase subunit alpha; this encodes MQIFNNWNVIAKGWYIACSSHEIPKRTAKSVDLCGHKIAIFRGENGQVRALDAYCPHLGTDLGIGKVDGNWIRCKFHHWAFDETGICQNIPCQSEIPTQAKLQAYATEEKYGFIWIYPDTKAPEKVADFDELNTKEIVTQADIAFERSCHHHICMMNGIDAQHLKTIHHLDIKMDLSLHRSDLGTQIDFTMRGKFPRTTFREQLGQKFLGSTYQYSMRYAHGCIGLLTIMKDVRLFPPLYMIYAYTPIAPGRTRIQPIYVTEKRKGIVGYLLNQFLLFCTRLAYYMLRDEDGKIYDNIRFNPKLLLSIDRPLAQYIEYVNQLKPSRWSKNRDI
- a CDS encoding HD domain-containing protein, which gives rise to MSSNTLEKLNLTTRFESALVYATRLHANQVRKCSNIPYISHLLSVAALVLEDGGSEDEAIAALLHDAIEDQGGAKTREEIRQKFGEKVVNIVDGCTESEVIPKPPWKERKQEYIERMHYASPEVRRVSQADKLHNARSILADWYRDKEAVWNKFKGGKEGTLWYYRSLLAVYQGNQSSFLSNELERVIILLEQVTQE